A window of the Pedobacter frigiditerrae genome harbors these coding sequences:
- a CDS encoding S9 family peptidase, which yields MMLSAFLFACNREEKVAVIPVNDFFKSQDRATYRISPDGKSISYLKLENKKQNLFVEDISTGKIVQLTHLKEKNISFYSWVSNNELIYYKEKAGEKFQSDLFIIDKQGANERQLNSNAKSRIRVLEDQLIDDKFLLILSNQRDSTVSDVYRLNVRDGNMSMAAQNPGNITNWMTDSKGKLRMAVSSDGVNQTLWYRENEFQKFKDILTINFKTTLMPVAFAEDKPNIIYAISDVNRDKSALVELDCITGKENSILFANDTLNVVDAQYSRQKGKMAYVVCETWKKEKHYLDNEAKPLYQKIDQLLPNTESRILDRDKSENVFVIRTFTDRNPGSYYLYIASTGKIKKLSDINSSIKEEQMCKMKPISYSTRDGMKINGYLTLPLKKAAKNLPIVVMPHNGPGLRNTWGYNAEVQFFANRGYAVLQINYRGSAGYGKNFYAAGFKQWGGKIQDDIDDGVKWLISEKIADPQKIAIYGNGFGGFIALNSAIQSPKLYKCAASNSGVLNLLSYIKSIPPFLKSNLQMYYDIVGNPDTEFDYMRQASPVFHADKVNIPIFITQNIKDHRINSNDAIQFVKELKKRKVNVTYLEKDDAPFSANREESRQKVYTALEQFLESNLKKK from the coding sequence ATGATGCTGAGCGCATTCCTTTTTGCCTGTAATAGGGAAGAAAAGGTTGCGGTTATTCCTGTTAATGATTTTTTTAAATCGCAAGATAGGGCTACCTATCGCATATCGCCAGATGGCAAAAGCATTTCTTATTTGAAATTGGAAAATAAGAAACAAAATCTTTTTGTTGAGGATATTTCTACTGGTAAAATAGTACAATTGACCCATCTAAAAGAGAAAAACATTAGCTTCTACTCTTGGGTTAGTAACAATGAATTGATTTATTACAAAGAAAAAGCAGGCGAGAAATTTCAATCAGACCTATTTATTATTGATAAACAGGGAGCAAACGAAAGGCAGTTAAATTCTAATGCAAAAAGCAGGATTAGGGTTTTAGAGGACCAATTGATAGACGATAAATTTTTATTGATTCTTTCCAATCAGCGAGATTCTACTGTATCTGATGTTTATCGCTTAAATGTAAGGGATGGAAATATGTCTATGGCGGCTCAAAATCCGGGTAATATTACTAATTGGATGACCGATTCAAAAGGTAAATTAAGGATGGCCGTTTCAAGCGATGGTGTAAATCAAACTTTGTGGTATCGTGAGAATGAATTCCAAAAATTTAAGGACATACTTACCATCAACTTTAAAACCACGTTAATGCCTGTTGCATTTGCAGAGGACAAACCAAACATTATTTATGCAATATCTGATGTGAACAGGGATAAAAGTGCTTTGGTAGAATTAGATTGTATTACGGGTAAGGAGAACAGCATACTGTTTGCAAATGATACCTTGAACGTTGTTGATGCTCAATACTCAAGACAAAAGGGTAAAATGGCCTATGTGGTTTGCGAAACTTGGAAAAAGGAGAAACACTATTTAGATAATGAGGCAAAGCCCCTTTACCAAAAGATAGATCAATTACTACCCAATACAGAATCTAGAATTTTAGATAGAGATAAAAGCGAAAACGTATTTGTAATTAGAACCTTTACCGATCGTAATCCTGGATCGTACTATTTATACATTGCAAGTACAGGTAAAATAAAAAAACTAAGTGATATAAATTCTTCAATTAAGGAAGAACAAATGTGCAAAATGAAACCAATTAGTTATTCTACTAGAGATGGGATGAAGATTAATGGGTACCTTACCTTACCTTTAAAAAAGGCTGCGAAGAATTTGCCAATTGTTGTTATGCCGCATAACGGCCCTGGACTGCGAAATACTTGGGGTTACAATGCAGAAGTGCAGTTTTTTGCAAATAGAGGTTATGCCGTTTTGCAAATTAACTACAGAGGTTCTGCTGGTTATGGAAAGAATTTTTATGCTGCGGGTTTTAAACAATGGGGTGGCAAAATACAAGATGATATTGATGATGGGGTGAAATGGTTAATCAGTGAAAAAATTGCTGATCCTCAGAAAATTGCTATCTATGGAAATGGTTTTGGTGGGTTTATTGCCTTAAATAGTGCGATACAAAGCCCGAAATTATACAAATGTGCAGCATCAAATTCTGGAGTGCTTAACTTACTGAGTTATATTAAATCAATACCTCCATTTTTGAAATCTAACTTACAGATGTACTACGATATAGTGGGTAATCCTGATACTGAGTTTGATTACATGAGGCAGGCATCGCCAGTTTTTCATGCAGATAAGGTTAATATCCCTATCTTTATTACTCAAAACATTAAAGACCATAGAATTAATTCGAATGATGCTATACAGTTTGTAAAAGAATTAAAGAAACGTAAGGTTAATGTAACTTATCTTGAAAAAGATGATGCTCCGTTCTCAGCAAACAGGGAAGAAAGTAGACAGAAGGTTTATACCGCTTTAGAACAATTCTTGGAGAGTAATTTGAAAAAGAAATAA